The Corynebacterium freiburgense region CAAGATCTTAACCACGCGTGTGATTGACCTTATTATGCCTATTGGTAAAGGTCAGCGTGCGCTGATTGTGTCGCCACCAAAGGCCGGTAAGACCACCATTTTGCAGAATGTGGCCAATGCCATTGCAACAAATAACCCTGAGTGTTACCTCATGGTTGTCTTGGTGGATGAACGCCCTGAAGAAGTGACCGATATGCAGCGCAATGTCAAGGGCGAAGTTATTGCTTCTACCTTTGACCGCCCACCGAGTGAACACACTGCCGTGGCCGAATTGGCTATTGAACGTGCAAAGCGGTTAGTGGAACAAGGCCAAGACGTTGTTGTTTTGCTCGATTCCATTACTCGCTTAGGGCGCGCCTACAATAACAGCTCCCCTGCGTCCGGCCGCATCTTGTCTGGTGGTGTGGATTCCAATGCACTGTACCCACCAAAGCGTTTCTTGGGTGCTGCACGCAATATTGAAAATGGCGGATCGCTCACCATTATTGCTACTGCAATGGTGGAAACGGGTTCCGCTGGCGATACTGTGATCTTTGAAGAGTTTAAGGGCACAGGCAATGCGGAATTAAAGCTTGACCGCAAGATTTCCGAACGTCGTGTCTTCCCAGCCGTTGATGTCAACCCATCTGGTACTCGAAAAGATGAGCTGTTGCTGGCTCCTGAGGAAGCCCGCATTATGCATAAGTTGCGCCGGATTCTCTCCGCATTGGATAATCAGCAAGCTATCGATTTGCTTATTAAGCAACTCAAGAAAACCAAATCAAATGGTGAGTTCTTAATGCAGGTAGCTTCTTCTGCACCAATGGCTGGAGTTACGGAGGAGGACTTCTCCTAATGGCAAACCAGGTTTCCGCTGTAGACGATATTCTTGCCGAATATCACGGCTTGGAGGCTCAACTCAGTGACCCTGAGTTGCATAATGATGCTGCTCGCGCCCGAAAAGTAGGCAAGCGGTATTCAGAGTTGCAGCCGATTATTAAGGTTCATTCGGAGTTAACTCAGGTGCGGGAAGACCTGGTTGATGCCCGGGAAATGGCCCATGAGGACCATGATTTCATAGCCGAAGTCGAGCAGCTTGCGGCAAAAGAAGTGGAATTGGAAGAACAGCTCGCTGATCTCCTTGCTCCACGTGATCCGCACGATGCCGATGATATTGTTATGGAAATTAAGTCTGGTGCGGGCGGTGAAGAAGCCGCACTCTTTGCTGGCGAGTTAGCTCGTATGTACCAGCGTTATGCCGAGAAAAACGGATTCAGCATTGAGATCCTTGGGCTTTCCGAATCTGATTTGGGTGGCGTTAAGGATATGACCATGTCGATCCGGTCTAAGCAACCATCCCGTGATGGTGCCTGGAGCGTCTTTAAATTCGAAGGCGGTGTACACCGCGTACAACGCGTACCCGTGACCGAATCTCAAGGCCGTATTCAAACTTCGGCAGCCGGTGTGTTGGTATACCCAGAACCTGATGAAGTTGGCGCGGTAGAGATCGACGATAAAGATATTCGTGTAGATGTTTACCGTGCAT contains the following coding sequences:
- the prfA gene encoding peptide chain release factor 1, with the protein product MANQVSAVDDILAEYHGLEAQLSDPELHNDAARARKVGKRYSELQPIIKVHSELTQVREDLVDAREMAHEDHDFIAEVEQLAAKEVELEEQLADLLAPRDPHDADDIVMEIKSGAGGEEAALFAGELARMYQRYAEKNGFSIEILGLSESDLGGVKDMTMSIRSKQPSRDGAWSVFKFEGGVHRVQRVPVTESQGRIQTSAAGVLVYPEPDEVGAVEIDDKDIRVDVYRASGKGGQGVNTTDSAVRITHLPTGIIVTCQKERSQIQNKARAMQVLAARLQLLAEEAAEAEAAEGRAAQIRTLDRSERIRTYNWPENRISDHRIGYKSNNLDTVLNGELGDLFTALQAADRAARLEAE